Proteins encoded together in one Juglans regia cultivar Chandler chromosome 9, Walnut 2.0, whole genome shotgun sequence window:
- the LOC109005465 gene encoding uncharacterized protein LOC109005465 isoform X3 — MEGHGDRGSSTPPSSLSAFAQPFNPQPSSNWVANSCQQPCIRSQDGSQSSDSSFSLVGSFPDLNLEGDSVLVDAPRDAYKYCGHQSEMGITDFPSDNPPGFDFDFVGQSIHSSCHPSLALQENSMSAVPYDSDFDAMSLTESSVPGYTQNLLGFDSVCQKADGSCNAEQGKKRDNQGSLVWKAGSKACGNFQKQALQKKVNVTAPQKKVIVTAPQQALHAAKGLNSCGETSDNIDECGNLTVMILGGDNQMKSGGVEQETAESFPKPNSTVTPFKFSTSSDTCSAATPQNIPQGQWSYPRLAFSGSSCDSVSLSLKKKSLPAVSFESPSTSTIVSVLNPVISVNVDLSGINALNNNGNSSGCNPEELSGLNGCNPISLKKPHALLNTKGKEVYLDKSLIENGEERKGDKLIPDDGLEPLCTVKSELQRHGIKPGVSIEISKTLDENDSDVDSPCWKGTLACWQSPFGVSESVSSQCLERKLKASNILNPLAPHFFPSNAKGSTDYYHESECDISDFSSFDKGETSVVYFGNAGSTNVGSTPSGLSYGIGTECSIDINESKKEYALVNNSRSCSFLNSSHIFQPSLGEDCCASNGRLVIGENAEDSLNGIKDVVHSGSTRVPVLAKEHGLGPSSSSGVGLLNDLNETHQSVSKSLSAPLKIDVRTVINTVRNLSELLVQNCSNGLYSLNEHEHDIIQLIIDKLHVLSTNRVGQGASMPESTQTGTPYSPCKATELCKYAI, encoded by the exons ATGGAGGGTCACGGAGATAGAGGGTCTTCGACACCACCGTCCAGTTTGTCAGCTTTTGCTCAGCCCTTCAATCCCCAACCCTCTTCGAATTGGGTGGCAAACTCATGCCAGCAGCCTTGTATACGTTCACAAGACGGTTCTCAGAGTTCCGACTCTTCTTTTTCCTTGGTCGGTTCCTTTCCTGATCTCAATTTGGAAGGAGACTCGGTATTGGTGGATGCGCCTCGGGATGCCTATAAATATTGTGGCCATCAGTCTGAAATGGGTATCACGGATTTCCCATCTGATAATCCCCctggttttgattttgattttgttgggcAATCTATTCATTCTTCATGTCACCCATCATTAGCATTGCAAGAAAACAGTATGTCTGCTGTGCCTTATGACTCGGACTTTGATGCAATGTCATTAACCGAGTCCTCGGTGCCTGGCTACACCCAGAACTTGTTGGGTTTTGATTCTGTTTGCCAAAAGGCTGATGGCTCATGTAATGCGGAACAGGGCAAGAAGAGGGATAATCAAGGGAGTCTCGTCTGGAAGGCAGGTTCAAAGGCCTGCGGGAACTTTCAAAAACAAG CCCtgcaaaaaaaagtaaatgtgACAGCCCCACAAAAAAAAGTGATTGTGACAGCCCCGCAACAAGCATTGCATGCTGCTAAAGGGTTGAATTCTTGTGGTGAAACTTCTGATAATATCGACGAGTGTGGAAACTTAACCGTTATGATCCTAGGAGGAGATAATCAGATGAAATCTGGAGGCGTGGAACAGGAAACTGCTGAATCTTTTCCAAAGCCAAATTCTACAGTCACCCCTTTTAAGTTCTCAACATCATCAGATACATGCTCTGCTGCAACTCCCCAAAACATTCCTCAAGGTCAGTGGTCATATCCAAGGCTAGCATTTAGTGGGAGCAGTTGTGATAGTGTTTCTCTTtcactgaaaaaaaaatcattgccAGCTGTATCATTTGAATCACCAAGCACTAGCACAATTGTTTCAGTCCTTAATCCTGTTATTTCAGTGAATGTGGATTTATCAGGCATTAATGCCCTCAACAACAATGGTAATTCGTCTGGTTGTAATCCAGAAGAATTATCTGGGCTGAATGGTTGTAATCCAATCAGCCTAAAAAAGCCGCATGCCCTGCTGAATACCAAAGGCAAAGAGGTCTACCTAGATAAAAGCTTGATTGAAAATGGTGAAGAAAGAAAAGGTGATAAGCTTATCCCTGATGACGGTTTGGAACCCTTATGCACGGTAAAATCTGAGCTGCAACGTCATGGGATAAAACCTGGTGTTTCCATTGAAATTTCTAAAACGCTGGATGAGAATGACTCTGACGTGGATTCACCCTGCTGGAAAGGTACCCTGGCTTGTTGGCAATCTCCATTTGGAGTTTCTGAATCTGTGAGTTCACAATGTCTTGAAAGGAAGCTAAAAGCAAGTAACATTTTGAATCCTCTGGCGCCTCATTTTTTCCCCAGTAATGCTAAAGGAAGTACAGACTACTACCATGAAAGTGAATGTGATATTAGTGATTTCTCATCTTTCGACAAGGGTGAAACCTCAGTTGTGTATTTTGGAAATGCGGGTTCTACCAACGTGGGATCAACTCCTTCTGGATTGAGCTATGGAATTGGTACTGAATGTTCTATTGACATCAATGAATCAAAAAAGGAATATGCTCTAGTCAACAACTCGAGAAGTTGCTCTTTTCTGAATTCTTCTCACATATTTCAACCATCTCTGGGGGAAGATTGCTGCGCATCTAACGGGAGGCTTGTCATTGGGGAAAATGCTGAAGACTCTTTGAATGGTATCAAGGATGTTGTGCATAGTGGTTCAACAAGGGTGCCTGTCCTTGCAAAGGAGCATGGCCTAGGTCCATCATCTTCTTCTGGCGTTGGTCTTCTTAATGACCTTAATGAAACACATCAGAGTGTATCTAAGTCTTTATCTGCACCTCTTAAAATAGATGTCCGGACAGTGATCAATACAGTGCGTAATCTGTCAGAGTTGCTTGTACAAAACTGTTCAAATGGTTTATATTCATTGAATGAGCATGAGCATGACATAATCCAACTTATAATCGATAAGCTTCATGTGCTTTCCACAAATAGGGTTGGGCAAGGGGCTTCAATGCCTGAATCAACTCAAACAGGCACCCCATACTCTCCTTGTAAGGCTACAGAACTCTGCAAG TATGCAATTTAG
- the LOC109005465 gene encoding uncharacterized protein LOC109005465 isoform X1 translates to MEGHGDRGSSTPPSSLSAFAQPFNPQPSSNWVANSCQQPCIRSQDGSQSSDSSFSLVGSFPDLNLEGDSVLVDAPRDAYKYCGHQSEMGITDFPSDNPPGFDFDFVGQSIHSSCHPSLALQENSMSAVPYDSDFDAMSLTESSVPGYTQNLLGFDSVCQKADGSCNAEQGKKRDNQGSLVWKAGSKACGNFQKQALQKKVNVTAPQKKVIVTAPQQALHAAKGLNSCGETSDNIDECGNLTVMILGGDNQMKSGGVEQETAESFPKPNSTVTPFKFSTSSDTCSAATPQNIPQGQWSYPRLAFSGSSCDSVSLSLKKKSLPAVSFESPSTSTIVSVLNPVISVNVDLSGINALNNNGNSSGCNPEELSGLNGCNPISLKKPHALLNTKGKEVYLDKSLIENGEERKGDKLIPDDGLEPLCTVKSELQRHGIKPGVSIEISKTLDENDSDVDSPCWKGTLACWQSPFGVSESVSSQCLERKLKASNILNPLAPHFFPSNAKGSTDYYHESECDISDFSSFDKGETSVVYFGNAGSTNVGSTPSGLSYGIGTECSIDINESKKEYALVNNSRSCSFLNSSHIFQPSLGEDCCASNGRLVIGENAEDSLNGIKDVVHSGSTRVPVLAKEHGLGPSSSSGVGLLNDLNETHQSVSKSLSAPLKIDVRTVINTVRNLSELLVQNCSNGLYSLNEHEHDIIQLIIDKLHVLSTNRVGQGASMPESTQTGTPYSPCKATELCKSSSMQFRVAWTKTMSVPDEPENQNYHDGQKSCYTAFTEKGLNCFSSYSDVGVEKSNEIIQVISKGLTENHQIVEDMHPQALVYRNLWLEAEAALCGLKYRTCALSMKSNGMDGYESIKRRC, encoded by the exons ATGGAGGGTCACGGAGATAGAGGGTCTTCGACACCACCGTCCAGTTTGTCAGCTTTTGCTCAGCCCTTCAATCCCCAACCCTCTTCGAATTGGGTGGCAAACTCATGCCAGCAGCCTTGTATACGTTCACAAGACGGTTCTCAGAGTTCCGACTCTTCTTTTTCCTTGGTCGGTTCCTTTCCTGATCTCAATTTGGAAGGAGACTCGGTATTGGTGGATGCGCCTCGGGATGCCTATAAATATTGTGGCCATCAGTCTGAAATGGGTATCACGGATTTCCCATCTGATAATCCCCctggttttgattttgattttgttgggcAATCTATTCATTCTTCATGTCACCCATCATTAGCATTGCAAGAAAACAGTATGTCTGCTGTGCCTTATGACTCGGACTTTGATGCAATGTCATTAACCGAGTCCTCGGTGCCTGGCTACACCCAGAACTTGTTGGGTTTTGATTCTGTTTGCCAAAAGGCTGATGGCTCATGTAATGCGGAACAGGGCAAGAAGAGGGATAATCAAGGGAGTCTCGTCTGGAAGGCAGGTTCAAAGGCCTGCGGGAACTTTCAAAAACAAG CCCtgcaaaaaaaagtaaatgtgACAGCCCCACAAAAAAAAGTGATTGTGACAGCCCCGCAACAAGCATTGCATGCTGCTAAAGGGTTGAATTCTTGTGGTGAAACTTCTGATAATATCGACGAGTGTGGAAACTTAACCGTTATGATCCTAGGAGGAGATAATCAGATGAAATCTGGAGGCGTGGAACAGGAAACTGCTGAATCTTTTCCAAAGCCAAATTCTACAGTCACCCCTTTTAAGTTCTCAACATCATCAGATACATGCTCTGCTGCAACTCCCCAAAACATTCCTCAAGGTCAGTGGTCATATCCAAGGCTAGCATTTAGTGGGAGCAGTTGTGATAGTGTTTCTCTTtcactgaaaaaaaaatcattgccAGCTGTATCATTTGAATCACCAAGCACTAGCACAATTGTTTCAGTCCTTAATCCTGTTATTTCAGTGAATGTGGATTTATCAGGCATTAATGCCCTCAACAACAATGGTAATTCGTCTGGTTGTAATCCAGAAGAATTATCTGGGCTGAATGGTTGTAATCCAATCAGCCTAAAAAAGCCGCATGCCCTGCTGAATACCAAAGGCAAAGAGGTCTACCTAGATAAAAGCTTGATTGAAAATGGTGAAGAAAGAAAAGGTGATAAGCTTATCCCTGATGACGGTTTGGAACCCTTATGCACGGTAAAATCTGAGCTGCAACGTCATGGGATAAAACCTGGTGTTTCCATTGAAATTTCTAAAACGCTGGATGAGAATGACTCTGACGTGGATTCACCCTGCTGGAAAGGTACCCTGGCTTGTTGGCAATCTCCATTTGGAGTTTCTGAATCTGTGAGTTCACAATGTCTTGAAAGGAAGCTAAAAGCAAGTAACATTTTGAATCCTCTGGCGCCTCATTTTTTCCCCAGTAATGCTAAAGGAAGTACAGACTACTACCATGAAAGTGAATGTGATATTAGTGATTTCTCATCTTTCGACAAGGGTGAAACCTCAGTTGTGTATTTTGGAAATGCGGGTTCTACCAACGTGGGATCAACTCCTTCTGGATTGAGCTATGGAATTGGTACTGAATGTTCTATTGACATCAATGAATCAAAAAAGGAATATGCTCTAGTCAACAACTCGAGAAGTTGCTCTTTTCTGAATTCTTCTCACATATTTCAACCATCTCTGGGGGAAGATTGCTGCGCATCTAACGGGAGGCTTGTCATTGGGGAAAATGCTGAAGACTCTTTGAATGGTATCAAGGATGTTGTGCATAGTGGTTCAACAAGGGTGCCTGTCCTTGCAAAGGAGCATGGCCTAGGTCCATCATCTTCTTCTGGCGTTGGTCTTCTTAATGACCTTAATGAAACACATCAGAGTGTATCTAAGTCTTTATCTGCACCTCTTAAAATAGATGTCCGGACAGTGATCAATACAGTGCGTAATCTGTCAGAGTTGCTTGTACAAAACTGTTCAAATGGTTTATATTCATTGAATGAGCATGAGCATGACATAATCCAACTTATAATCGATAAGCTTCATGTGCTTTCCACAAATAGGGTTGGGCAAGGGGCTTCAATGCCTGAATCAACTCAAACAGGCACCCCATACTCTCCTTGTAAGGCTACAGAACTCTGCAAG TCCTCCAGTATGCAATTTAGAGTAGCATGGACAAAGACTATGTCTGTTCCAGATGAGCCTGAAAATCAGAATTACCACGATGGGCAAAAGAGTTGTTATACTGCCTTCACTGAGAAAGGGCTGAATTGTTTTTCTTCATACAGTGATGTTGGTGTTGAGAAGAGCAATGAAATCATCCAG GTTATTTCAAAGGGTCTGACAGAAAACCATCAGATTGTGGAAGATATGCATCCACAAGCTTTAGTGTATAGGAATTTATGGCTTGAGGCTGAAGCAGCATTATGTGGCCTGAAATATAGAACTTGTGCCTTGAGCATGAAATCTAATGGGATGGATGGATATGAATCAATCAAAAGGAG GTGTTAG
- the LOC109005467 gene encoding B3 domain-containing protein Os03g0120900-like, giving the protein MDLRPPREDLSCEEHEHMVRGKLPFSYSSSSPSYEAASDHVNKLHELMDMSPRNEDDDVRRGDSQDDGLGSGSTITGRGNNIMEKEHMFDKVVTPSDVGKLNRLVIPKQHAEKYFPLDSTTNEKGLLLNFEDRNGKPWRFRYSYWNSSQSYVMTKGWSRFVKEKKLDAGDIVSFQRGVGEQGKDRLFIDWRRRPDAPDPMASLPNLPSHYFSFHRSIPSAWSTSSPNLLMRPRDHLHLSSQQMMNVNSSNNVNLQHPYRHSYGSSAYCNYMVNPSLIYMRSAAAAVSPQQHPHHHGHHDQSHEQLGLVRNISAVEPPLVFESVPVVQGKVAAKRLRLFGVNMDCPISESDACDVILSSTTIGGPHATMTLQPSQLSSSSQSVLPFRPYNGTPLPTVPTNFLDKGKASMSLDFDI; this is encoded by the coding sequence ATGGATTTGAGGCCACCCAGAGAAGACTTGTCTTGTGAAGAACATGAGCACATGGTGAGAGGTAAGCTCCCTTTCTcctactcctcctcctccccctccTACGAAGCTGCTTCCGATCATGTCAATAAGCTTCACGAGCTCATGGACATGTCCCCAAGAAACGAGGACGATGATGTCAGACGCGGGGACTCCCAGGACGATGGCCTTGGATCCGGGAGCACTATTACCGGGCGAGGCAACAACATCATGGAGAAAGAGCATATGTTTGATAAGGTTGTAACTCCCAGCGATGTGGGCAAACTCAATCGCCTGGTAATCCCTAAGCAGCACGCCGAGAAGTACTTCCCGCTCGACTCTACAACCAACGAGAAAGGCCTCCTTCTCAACTTCGAGGATCGCAACGGGAAGCCCTGGCGGTTCCGCTACTCTTACTGGAACAGCAGCCAGAGCTACGTCATGACCAAAGGCTGGAGCCGCTTCGTGAAGGAGAAGAAGCTCGATGCAGGGGACATCGTGTCCTTTCAGCGCGGCGTTGGTGAGCAAGGCAAAGATCGTCTCTTCATTGACTGGAGGCGCCGCCCTGACGCGCCTGACCCGATGGCATCTCTTCCCAATCTGCCGAGCCACTACTTTTCATTCCACCGTTCTATCCCCTCTGCCTGGAGTACTAGCAGTCCTAATTTGCTAATGCGACCGAGGGACCACTTGCACCTGTCGTCGCAGCAGATGATGAATGTGAACAGCAGCAATAATGTCAATCTTCAACATCCTTACCGGCACAGCTACGGCAGTAGCGCTTACTGTAATTATATGGTAAACCCATCACTGATTTACATGAGATCGGCCGCAGCTGCAGTATCCCCACAGCAGCACCCCCACCACCACGGCCATCATGATCAATCACATGAACAACTAGGGCTGGTGCGGAATATTAGTGCGGTTGAGCCACCCTTGGTGTTCGAGTCGGTGCCGGTCGTACAAGGAAAAGTGGCAGCCAAGCGACTGAGGCTATTTGGGGTAAACATGGACTGCCCAATATCGGAGTCGGATGCATGCGACGTGATATTGTCCTCCACCACAATAGGAGGTCCCCATGCTACCATGACATTGCAGCCTTCCCAACTTTCGTCTTCGTCTCAATCTGTTCTCCCATTCAGGCCATACAATGGTACGCCACTACCAACCGTGCCCACGAACTTTCTCGATAAAGGGAAGGCTTCAATGTCCTTAGATTTCGATATCTAG
- the LOC109005465 gene encoding uncharacterized protein LOC109005465 isoform X2: protein MEGHGDRGSSTPPSSLSAFAQPFNPQPSSNWVANSCQQPCIRSQDGSQSSDSSFSLVGSFPDLNLEGDSVLVDAPRDAYKYCGHQSEMGITDFPSDNPPGFDFDFVGQSIHSSCHPSLALQENSMSAVPYDSDFDAMSLTESSVPGYTQNLLGFDSVCQKADGSCNAEQGKKRDNQGSLVWKAGSKACGNFQKQALQKKVNVTAPQKKVIVTAPQQALHAAKGLNSCGETSDNIDECGNLTVMILGGDNQMKSGGVEQETAESFPKPNSTVTPFKFSTSSDTCSAATPQNIPQVNVDLSGINALNNNGNSSGCNPEELSGLNGCNPISLKKPHALLNTKGKEVYLDKSLIENGEERKGDKLIPDDGLEPLCTVKSELQRHGIKPGVSIEISKTLDENDSDVDSPCWKGTLACWQSPFGVSESVSSQCLERKLKASNILNPLAPHFFPSNAKGSTDYYHESECDISDFSSFDKGETSVVYFGNAGSTNVGSTPSGLSYGIGTECSIDINESKKEYALVNNSRSCSFLNSSHIFQPSLGEDCCASNGRLVIGENAEDSLNGIKDVVHSGSTRVPVLAKEHGLGPSSSSGVGLLNDLNETHQSVSKSLSAPLKIDVRTVINTVRNLSELLVQNCSNGLYSLNEHEHDIIQLIIDKLHVLSTNRVGQGASMPESTQTGTPYSPCKATELCKSSSMQFRVAWTKTMSVPDEPENQNYHDGQKSCYTAFTEKGLNCFSSYSDVGVEKSNEIIQVISKGLTENHQIVEDMHPQALVYRNLWLEAEAALCGLKYRTCALSMKSNGMDGYESIKRRC from the exons ATGGAGGGTCACGGAGATAGAGGGTCTTCGACACCACCGTCCAGTTTGTCAGCTTTTGCTCAGCCCTTCAATCCCCAACCCTCTTCGAATTGGGTGGCAAACTCATGCCAGCAGCCTTGTATACGTTCACAAGACGGTTCTCAGAGTTCCGACTCTTCTTTTTCCTTGGTCGGTTCCTTTCCTGATCTCAATTTGGAAGGAGACTCGGTATTGGTGGATGCGCCTCGGGATGCCTATAAATATTGTGGCCATCAGTCTGAAATGGGTATCACGGATTTCCCATCTGATAATCCCCctggttttgattttgattttgttgggcAATCTATTCATTCTTCATGTCACCCATCATTAGCATTGCAAGAAAACAGTATGTCTGCTGTGCCTTATGACTCGGACTTTGATGCAATGTCATTAACCGAGTCCTCGGTGCCTGGCTACACCCAGAACTTGTTGGGTTTTGATTCTGTTTGCCAAAAGGCTGATGGCTCATGTAATGCGGAACAGGGCAAGAAGAGGGATAATCAAGGGAGTCTCGTCTGGAAGGCAGGTTCAAAGGCCTGCGGGAACTTTCAAAAACAAG CCCtgcaaaaaaaagtaaatgtgACAGCCCCACAAAAAAAAGTGATTGTGACAGCCCCGCAACAAGCATTGCATGCTGCTAAAGGGTTGAATTCTTGTGGTGAAACTTCTGATAATATCGACGAGTGTGGAAACTTAACCGTTATGATCCTAGGAGGAGATAATCAGATGAAATCTGGAGGCGTGGAACAGGAAACTGCTGAATCTTTTCCAAAGCCAAATTCTACAGTCACCCCTTTTAAGTTCTCAACATCATCAGATACATGCTCTGCTGCAACTCCCCAAAACATTCCTCAAG TGAATGTGGATTTATCAGGCATTAATGCCCTCAACAACAATGGTAATTCGTCTGGTTGTAATCCAGAAGAATTATCTGGGCTGAATGGTTGTAATCCAATCAGCCTAAAAAAGCCGCATGCCCTGCTGAATACCAAAGGCAAAGAGGTCTACCTAGATAAAAGCTTGATTGAAAATGGTGAAGAAAGAAAAGGTGATAAGCTTATCCCTGATGACGGTTTGGAACCCTTATGCACGGTAAAATCTGAGCTGCAACGTCATGGGATAAAACCTGGTGTTTCCATTGAAATTTCTAAAACGCTGGATGAGAATGACTCTGACGTGGATTCACCCTGCTGGAAAGGTACCCTGGCTTGTTGGCAATCTCCATTTGGAGTTTCTGAATCTGTGAGTTCACAATGTCTTGAAAGGAAGCTAAAAGCAAGTAACATTTTGAATCCTCTGGCGCCTCATTTTTTCCCCAGTAATGCTAAAGGAAGTACAGACTACTACCATGAAAGTGAATGTGATATTAGTGATTTCTCATCTTTCGACAAGGGTGAAACCTCAGTTGTGTATTTTGGAAATGCGGGTTCTACCAACGTGGGATCAACTCCTTCTGGATTGAGCTATGGAATTGGTACTGAATGTTCTATTGACATCAATGAATCAAAAAAGGAATATGCTCTAGTCAACAACTCGAGAAGTTGCTCTTTTCTGAATTCTTCTCACATATTTCAACCATCTCTGGGGGAAGATTGCTGCGCATCTAACGGGAGGCTTGTCATTGGGGAAAATGCTGAAGACTCTTTGAATGGTATCAAGGATGTTGTGCATAGTGGTTCAACAAGGGTGCCTGTCCTTGCAAAGGAGCATGGCCTAGGTCCATCATCTTCTTCTGGCGTTGGTCTTCTTAATGACCTTAATGAAACACATCAGAGTGTATCTAAGTCTTTATCTGCACCTCTTAAAATAGATGTCCGGACAGTGATCAATACAGTGCGTAATCTGTCAGAGTTGCTTGTACAAAACTGTTCAAATGGTTTATATTCATTGAATGAGCATGAGCATGACATAATCCAACTTATAATCGATAAGCTTCATGTGCTTTCCACAAATAGGGTTGGGCAAGGGGCTTCAATGCCTGAATCAACTCAAACAGGCACCCCATACTCTCCTTGTAAGGCTACAGAACTCTGCAAG TCCTCCAGTATGCAATTTAGAGTAGCATGGACAAAGACTATGTCTGTTCCAGATGAGCCTGAAAATCAGAATTACCACGATGGGCAAAAGAGTTGTTATACTGCCTTCACTGAGAAAGGGCTGAATTGTTTTTCTTCATACAGTGATGTTGGTGTTGAGAAGAGCAATGAAATCATCCAG GTTATTTCAAAGGGTCTGACAGAAAACCATCAGATTGTGGAAGATATGCATCCACAAGCTTTAGTGTATAGGAATTTATGGCTTGAGGCTGAAGCAGCATTATGTGGCCTGAAATATAGAACTTGTGCCTTGAGCATGAAATCTAATGGGATGGATGGATATGAATCAATCAAAAGGAG GTGTTAG